From a region of the Panicum virgatum strain AP13 chromosome 2K, P.virgatum_v5, whole genome shotgun sequence genome:
- the LOC120677890 gene encoding uncharacterized protein LOC120677890, protein MKKAVAVGGGRKGGTGPTDLLVCFPARQHLALMPKPIRSPSRTTVDKAAAARRRPGASAAAGGGKARGSSPMFRGSKSKQRAEDEEEEPQSPKVTCVGQIKVSRPKKAKPASAAAKHGKDDGARSWLTVVEEIERLHGRRKKVGWLETLGIRRDALPFLGGALRGLRHKARCFGSIHGAAADSTTDSDEDNGDAEELGGGRPGAGGGSAAASVFSKWLMVLEGGQEPLDQDCAGDDEEERDRDDDDEEGLQPQSKVTDESADAPSAPPPNALLLMRCRSAPAKGLSMSRRGAGGLLPGDVEEEKGAADALPGDGESETEEDKQELVFMSTAPGFLKLSMDIAKETWVVGGGMDPLARSRSWKR, encoded by the coding sequence ATGaagaaggcggtggcggtgggaggCGGCAGGAAGGGCGGCACGGGCCCGACGGACCTGCTGGTCTGCTTCCCCGCGCGGCAGCACCTGGCGCTGATGCCCAAGCCCATCCGCAGCCCGTCCCGGACCACCGTGGacaaggcggccgcggcgcgccgccgcccgggcgcgagcgccgctgccggcggcgggaAAGCGCGCGGGAGTAGCCCGATGTTCCGGGGGTCGAAGTCGAAGCAGAgggcggaggacgaggaggaggagccgcagTCGCCCAAGGTCACGTGCGTCGGCCAGATCAAGGTCAGCCGGCCCAAGAAGGCGAagccggcctcggcggcggcgaagcatgGCAAGGACGACGGCGCCAGGAGCTGGCTCACCGTGGTGGAGGAGATCGAGCGGCTGCACGGGCGGCGGAAGAAGGTGGGGTGGCTCGAGACCCTCGGCATCAGGCGGGACGCGCTGCCCTTCCTCGGCGGCGCGCTCCGGGGCCTGCGGCACAAGGCGCGCTGCTTCGGGTCCAtccacggcgcggcggcggactcCACCACCGACTCCGACGAGGACAACGGCGACGCCGAGGAGCTCGGAGGCGggcgccccggcgccggcggcgggagcgccgCGGCGAGCGTGTTCTCCAAGTGGCTCATGGTGCTGGAAGGCGGCCAGGAGCCCCTGGATCAAGACTGCGCcggggacgacgaggaggagcgcgaccgagacgacgacgacgaggaggggcTGCAGCCGCAGAGCAAGGTGACGGACGAGAGCGCGGACgcgccctccgcgccgccgcccaacgcgCTGCTCCTCATGCGGTGCCGTTCGGCGCCGGCGAAGGGGCTCTCCATGTCCAGGAGAGGGGCCGGCGGTCTCCTGCCCGGCGACGTCGAGGAAGAGAAGGGGGCCGCGGACGCCTTGCCGGGAGACGGTGAGAGTGAAACAGAGGAGGACAAGCAGGAGCTGGTGTTCATGAGCACGGCGCCGGGCTTCCTGAAGCTCTCAATGGACATCGCAAAGGAGACGtgggtcgtcggcggcggcatggaCCCGCTCGCGAGGAGCCGGAGCTGGAAGAGGTGA
- the LOC120677897 gene encoding protein SCO1 homolog 2, mitochondrial-like isoform X2, whose product MLTPRVLKLSLLRSLRAAAELAPPSRSRVLPARGYHSRGYSSGESSKYSRPMRQFSEQNESSPRPLIYYIAPSALLCFAGLAAFVHYNDERRAVPLAKGGGQTSVPKRCTTNRPAIGGPFKLYDTENNVVTESKLRGNWTLMYFGYTSCPDVGPAEVQKIADVIKLLESKNVIKITPLFITIDPQRDSPAQLKAYLSEFDPRIVGLTGPSSAVRQIAQEYRVFFKRVEEVGQDYLVESSHSMYLLDPCLETVRCFGVEYEASDLAEAITTEGPTWPYQQSL is encoded by the exons GGTGCTCCCGGCACGGGGTTACCATTCGAGAGGTTATTCTAGTGGTGAAAGCTCCAAATATAGCAGGCCAATGAGACAGTTTTCTGAACAGAATGAGTCAAGTCCCCGGCCATTGATATACTACATTGCT CCATCAGCTCTACTATGTTTTGCTGGACTAGCTGCTTTTGTTCATTACAATGATGAGAGGCGTGCAGTTCCCTTAG CTAAAGGAGGAGGACAGACCAGTGTTCCCAAAAGGTGTACTACCAATAGACCTGCAATAGGAGGACCATTTAAGCTATATGATACAGAAAACAATGTGGTGACTGAATCGAAGCTTCGAGGAAACTGGACTCTGATGTACTTTGGCTATACATCATGCCCAGATGTGGGGCCAGCAGAAGTTCAGAAGATTGCTGACGTCATTAAGCTGTTAG AGTCAAAGAATGTTATCAAGATTACGCCACTCTTTATTACAATTGATCCTCAACGTGATTCACCTGCTCAGCTTAAGGCGTACCTTAGTG AGTTTGACCCGAGAATAGTAGGACTAACAGGTCCCAGCAGTGCAGTAAGACAGATTGCACAGGAATACCGTGTTTTCTTTAAAAGGGTGGAGGAAGTTGGTCAGGACTATCTTGTAGAAAGCTCCCATAGCAT GTACTTGCTAGATCCATGCTTAGAGACAGTAAGATGCTTTGGAGTCGAGTATGAGGCATCAGATCTTGCTGAGGCCATAACAACAGAG GGCCCAACATGGCCGTATCAGCAGTCCCTCTAA
- the LOC120677897 gene encoding protein SCO1 homolog 2, mitochondrial-like isoform X1 encodes MLTPRVLKLSLLRSLRAAAELAPPSRSRVLPARGYHSRGYSSGESSKYSRPMRQFSEQNESSPRPLIYYIAPSALLCFAGLAAFVHYNDERRAVPLAKGGGQTSVPKRCTTNRPAIGGPFKLYDTENNVVTESKLRGNWTLMYFGYTSCPDVGPAEVQKIADVIKLLESKNVIKITPLFITIDPQRDSPAQLKAYLSEFDPRIVGLTGPSSAVRQIAQEYRVFFKRVEEVGQDYLVESSHSMYLLDPCLETVRCFGVEYEASDLAEAITTEVKKASASSTN; translated from the exons GGTGCTCCCGGCACGGGGTTACCATTCGAGAGGTTATTCTAGTGGTGAAAGCTCCAAATATAGCAGGCCAATGAGACAGTTTTCTGAACAGAATGAGTCAAGTCCCCGGCCATTGATATACTACATTGCT CCATCAGCTCTACTATGTTTTGCTGGACTAGCTGCTTTTGTTCATTACAATGATGAGAGGCGTGCAGTTCCCTTAG CTAAAGGAGGAGGACAGACCAGTGTTCCCAAAAGGTGTACTACCAATAGACCTGCAATAGGAGGACCATTTAAGCTATATGATACAGAAAACAATGTGGTGACTGAATCGAAGCTTCGAGGAAACTGGACTCTGATGTACTTTGGCTATACATCATGCCCAGATGTGGGGCCAGCAGAAGTTCAGAAGATTGCTGACGTCATTAAGCTGTTAG AGTCAAAGAATGTTATCAAGATTACGCCACTCTTTATTACAATTGATCCTCAACGTGATTCACCTGCTCAGCTTAAGGCGTACCTTAGTG AGTTTGACCCGAGAATAGTAGGACTAACAGGTCCCAGCAGTGCAGTAAGACAGATTGCACAGGAATACCGTGTTTTCTTTAAAAGGGTGGAGGAAGTTGGTCAGGACTATCTTGTAGAAAGCTCCCATAGCAT GTACTTGCTAGATCCATGCTTAGAGACAGTAAGATGCTTTGGAGTCGAGTATGAGGCATCAGATCTTGCTGAGGCCATAACAACAGAGGTGAAGAAAGCATCTGCTTCATCAACGAATTAG